From a single Flavobacteriales bacterium genomic region:
- a CDS encoding tetratricopeptide repeat protein, with protein MFRSLLFAILVLPVALSAQTSADELLAKATNAYAAETYDLAQAYADSAIALNGELPGAHKLRGDIKQRQKNLHGALLDYVIAEKLDDTDPRLFVSRSAIHITEGRLKDAIQDINRALKLDPDDGDAYYNEACANYLGLDNSAALRSLDRALDLKPASADALFLRGVVKGELYKEEDGFEDIEAALKIKPGIVGGDMSAAILLFEMERYDEAIERLTKVITTDSLNLAEAHYYRAECYYGLENKEKACADWRVCGEMGDSQAQYIVRNYCNSEETKIPKKPKRERKSVIEF; from the coding sequence ATGTTCCGATCCCTATTATTTGCGATTCTAGTTCTTCCTGTTGCGCTATCCGCCCAAACATCCGCTGACGAGTTATTAGCGAAAGCGACAAATGCGTATGCCGCCGAGACCTATGATCTAGCTCAGGCCTATGCCGATAGCGCGATCGCCCTGAACGGTGAGCTGCCCGGCGCGCATAAATTGAGAGGTGACATAAAGCAGCGCCAGAAAAATTTGCACGGTGCCTTGCTGGATTATGTCATCGCCGAGAAACTGGATGATACCGATCCGCGGCTTTTTGTAAGCCGCAGTGCGATCCACATCACAGAAGGCCGTTTGAAGGATGCGATACAAGACATCAACCGGGCGTTGAAATTGGATCCGGATGACGGAGATGCCTATTACAACGAGGCATGTGCCAACTATCTAGGATTGGATAATAGCGCCGCTTTGCGATCCTTGGATCGTGCGTTGGATCTGAAACCTGCCAGTGCCGACGCACTTTTCCTACGAGGCGTAGTAAAAGGTGAACTTTACAAAGAAGAAGATGGATTTGAGGACATTGAAGCTGCATTGAAAATAAAGCCCGGTATTGTTGGGGGTGACATGAGTGCGGCTATTTTATTGTTCGAGATGGAACGATACGATGAAGCAATTGAGCGCTTGACCAAGGTGATCACTACGGACTCTCTGAACCTGGCCGAAGCACATTATTATCGTGCTGAGTGCTATTATGGTCTGGAGAACAAGGAAAAGGCATGTGCAGATTGGAGGGTCTGTGGCGAGATGGGCGATTCCCAGGCGCAATACATCGTCCGGAATTACTGCAACTCAGAGGAGACGAAGATCCCGAAGAAGCCGAAAAGGGAACGTAAATCGGTCATTGAATTCTGA
- a CDS encoding antibiotic biosynthesis monooxygenase — protein MIIRIVKMTFAQEHIGTFQKLFEGWKPKIRSFPGCSHLELLHDRDDPRVFFTYSHWNVVSDLEAYRVSEVFASVWPVVKQLFEEKAEAWTVDREH, from the coding sequence ATGATCATTCGTATCGTTAAAATGACCTTTGCTCAGGAACATATCGGAACGTTCCAAAAGCTTTTCGAAGGTTGGAAACCGAAGATCCGTAGTTTTCCGGGGTGTTCCCATCTGGAATTGTTGCACGACCGGGATGATCCACGGGTCTTTTTTACCTACAGCCACTGGAATGTCGTTTCCGATCTTGAAGCATATCGTGTATCCGAGGTATTCGCATCCGTATGGCCCGTAGTTAAACAACTTTTCGAGGAAAAGGCGGAAGCTTGGACGGTGGATCGGGAGCATTAG
- a CDS encoding SAM-dependent chlorinase/fluorinase, translated as MAIITLTTDMGLKDHYVASIKGSILSQCPDSMIVDVSHLIKPFNNSQAAFVLRQAYPNFPRGTIHIIGVNPEADGQTQHLVVRHDGHYFIGADNGIFALLFDSKPHEAFELTMLLDEDHAAFPTKSVFVKAACHLARGGTPDVIGRKVTRIKDQIGFQPATDAQSIRAKVVYIDSYGNLVTNVRKQLFDEVGKGRTFKIGFGRTVYDIAKIDKTYADVPAGDRVAFFGAGGLLEIAVNKGVEGSGGGAARLFGVHESDAVRIDFGDWVR; from the coding sequence ATGGCCATAATTACACTCACCACGGACATGGGTCTTAAGGACCACTATGTCGCATCCATCAAAGGCTCCATTCTGAGCCAATGTCCGGATTCGATGATCGTGGATGTGAGCCATTTGATCAAACCATTCAATAATTCCCAAGCGGCATTCGTGCTTCGGCAGGCCTACCCGAATTTCCCGCGAGGCACCATTCACATCATTGGCGTGAATCCCGAGGCCGATGGACAAACACAACATCTTGTGGTACGCCACGACGGGCATTATTTCATTGGTGCGGACAATGGCATCTTCGCACTCTTGTTCGATAGTAAACCACACGAAGCGTTCGAATTGACCATGCTGTTGGATGAGGACCATGCTGCCTTCCCTACCAAAAGTGTCTTCGTCAAAGCAGCCTGCCACCTTGCACGTGGCGGTACTCCGGATGTTATTGGCAGAAAGGTAACCCGGATAAAGGACCAGATCGGATTCCAACCAGCCACTGACGCTCAGAGCATTCGGGCGAAAGTGGTCTACATCGACTCGTACGGCAATCTTGTCACCAATGTGCGAAAGCAACTATTCGACGAGGTCGGTAAAGGGCGAACATTCAAGATCGGTTTTGGCAGAACAGTATATGATATCGCGAAGATCGATAAGACCTACGCTGATGTCCCGGCTGGTGATCGCGTCGCATTCTTCGGTGCCGGTGGACTCCTGGAGATCGCTGTGAATAAAGGCGTGGAAGGCAGTGGTGGCGGAGCTGCCAGACTGTTCGGAGTACACGAGTCAGATGCCGTACGGATCGATTTTGGCGATTGGGTGAGATGA
- a CDS encoding phosphoribosylaminoimidazolesuccinocarboxamide synthase: MTTTLSGTLMRSDLKLAKLESVYHGKVRDVYHLNDGRTILVATDRISAFDVVLPRGIPHKGQVLSQLSWHMLQATRHIAPNWALSAPDPNVVIGKRCETVKVEMVVRGYLAGHAWRTYQTGARTLCGAVLPEDMKENDRFPEPLITPSTKADEGHDEDISPDQILKSGLCTEVEWQTMSRYALALFAEGTRIASEQGLLLVDTKYEFGRTRTGEILLIDEIHTPDSSRYFYADGYAERQANGERQKQLSKEFVREWLIAGGFMGKEGQQVPEMDDAFVQSVTDRYVELYERITGMTFVPADTSGINERIQKALEG; this comes from the coding sequence ATGACCACGACCTTGTCCGGAACATTAATGCGTTCCGATCTTAAGCTTGCCAAGTTGGAAAGCGTCTATCACGGTAAGGTCCGAGATGTCTATCACCTGAACGATGGCCGCACCATCTTGGTAGCGACCGACCGTATCAGCGCGTTCGATGTGGTGTTGCCACGCGGCATTCCGCACAAAGGCCAAGTGTTGAGCCAATTGAGCTGGCACATGTTGCAGGCCACACGGCACATTGCACCGAACTGGGCCCTATCAGCGCCGGATCCCAACGTCGTCATTGGCAAACGCTGCGAAACCGTAAAGGTGGAAATGGTGGTACGCGGTTACTTGGCGGGCCATGCTTGGCGCACGTATCAGACCGGCGCGCGAACATTATGCGGAGCAGTGTTACCGGAGGACATGAAGGAGAATGACCGCTTTCCTGAACCATTGATCACACCCAGCACTAAGGCCGATGAAGGGCATGATGAAGATATCTCGCCTGACCAGATCCTGAAAAGCGGACTTTGCACGGAAGTGGAATGGCAGACCATGAGCCGCTATGCGTTGGCGTTGTTTGCTGAGGGCACCCGGATCGCGAGTGAACAAGGCCTGCTGTTGGTGGATACGAAATACGAGTTCGGTCGCACGCGAACGGGAGAGATCCTGTTGATCGATGAGATCCACACGCCGGATAGTTCACGCTATTTCTATGCGGATGGATATGCCGAGCGCCAAGCCAATGGCGAACGGCAGAAGCAATTGAGCAAAGAATTCGTCCGCGAGTGGTTGATCGCCGGAGGCTTCATGGGCAAGGAAGGGCAACAGGTCCCGGAAATGGACGATGCCTTTGTGCAGAGCGTCACCGATCGCTACGTTGAGTTGTACGAACGGATAACCGGAATGACATTCGTGCCAGCGGATACCAGTGGGATCAACGAGCGGATCCAGAAAGCGTTGGAAGGATAA
- the gldG gene encoding gliding motility-associated ABC transporter substrate-binding protein GldG, which produces MAKSATSSPRNRSSRSGDLLELAIGVGIVCVVLFIGSFLRVRADLTNEQRFTLTPATREMVEELPDIVYVKVYLTGGLPADLQRLSQAAKDLLDEMRAYQPDKIQYSFIDPNASTDEKTRKQIYDQLQEQGLTYSSIRLQEAGAYSERIIFPGALVTYRDKTVPVQLLKTQLRAPDAEIVNRSLNNLEYEMASAFRQAITLKKPRIAFLEGQGELSGMQIADMTNLLKEQYDVSTVRIDEKLDALSIRPEKMNFRVNNYDALIIAKPDSTFAGRDRYVIDQFIMNGGKVLWLIDAMNANLDSLRTNQVSMARPYDLDLDDQLFAYGVRLNKDLLLDRNCAPIEIYTQPYGNQRKLERFPWYFEPVIIPTSGHPIVSNLDPIHLRFVGSLDTIATDNVKKTILLSTSAYTRMLRNPVRVSLGVVEADMGFDRTTTPYLPVAVLLEGNFTSAFVDLLPKEFTDDPTVGYREQGARTAQIVISDGNVIENRIDPAKEMFYMLGFDRYANSKIYGNRELLINCMNYLLDDKALISIRSRAIALRQLDPQRVAMERSFWQIIAVALPILISILAGIAYHLYRRRRSTFTA; this is translated from the coding sequence ATGGCAAAAAGCGCAACATCATCTCCTCGGAACCGGAGCAGCCGTTCGGGCGACCTTCTGGAACTGGCTATCGGCGTGGGGATCGTGTGTGTGGTCCTGTTCATCGGTTCCTTCTTGCGCGTACGGGCCGACCTTACAAATGAGCAGCGCTTTACCCTCACGCCGGCGACCCGTGAAATGGTGGAGGAATTGCCGGATATCGTTTATGTAAAAGTGTATTTGACCGGTGGCTTGCCGGCTGATCTGCAACGGTTATCGCAAGCCGCGAAAGATCTCTTGGATGAAATGCGGGCCTATCAACCTGACAAGATCCAATACAGCTTCATTGACCCGAATGCCAGTACGGACGAAAAGACCAGGAAGCAGATCTACGACCAATTGCAAGAACAGGGTCTGACGTATAGCAGCATTCGCCTTCAGGAAGCTGGTGCGTATTCAGAGCGGATCATTTTCCCTGGTGCGTTGGTAACATACCGCGATAAGACCGTTCCCGTGCAGCTGCTCAAGACGCAACTGCGTGCCCCGGATGCGGAGATCGTGAACCGTTCGCTGAATAACCTCGAGTATGAAATGGCCAGCGCATTCAGACAGGCCATTACACTGAAGAAACCGCGGATCGCGTTCCTCGAAGGGCAAGGTGAACTCTCCGGTATGCAGATCGCGGACATGACCAACCTGCTTAAGGAGCAATACGATGTCAGCACCGTTCGGATCGACGAGAAGTTGGATGCGCTCAGCATAAGACCGGAGAAAATGAATTTCCGCGTGAACAACTATGATGCGCTGATCATCGCTAAGCCGGATAGCACATTCGCTGGACGTGATCGGTATGTCATTGATCAGTTCATCATGAACGGCGGTAAGGTCCTTTGGCTGATCGATGCAATGAACGCGAACCTGGATAGCTTGCGCACGAATCAGGTATCCATGGCACGGCCGTACGACCTTGATCTGGACGATCAATTATTCGCCTACGGTGTTCGCCTGAACAAAGACCTGTTGCTGGATCGCAATTGCGCACCGATCGAGATCTATACGCAACCGTACGGTAATCAACGGAAATTGGAGCGCTTCCCGTGGTACTTCGAACCCGTGATCATTCCAACAAGTGGGCACCCTATCGTATCGAACCTGGACCCGATCCACCTGCGCTTCGTTGGCAGCTTGGATACCATCGCGACCGACAATGTGAAGAAAACGATACTGCTCTCAACATCGGCTTATACCCGGATGTTGAGGAATCCGGTCCGCGTGAGCCTTGGCGTAGTGGAGGCGGATATGGGTTTCGACCGGACGACCACACCCTATTTGCCTGTGGCCGTTTTGTTGGAAGGAAATTTCACATCCGCATTCGTTGATCTCTTGCCGAAGGAATTTACGGACGACCCAACGGTCGGATACCGCGAACAAGGAGCCCGGACCGCTCAGATCGTTATCTCCGATGGCAACGTTATCGAGAACCGGATCGACCCGGCCAAAGAAATGTTCTACATGCTTGGCTTCGATCGCTATGCCAATTCAAAGATCTACGGGAATCGCGAACTGTTGATCAATTGCATGAACTACCTGTTAGATGATAAGGCACTGATCAGCATACGTTCCAGAGCGATCGCCCTAAGACAGCTGGATCCGCAACGTGTGGCTATGGAACGCTCCTTTTGGCAGATCATCGCCGTTGCATTACCGATCCTGATCAGTATTCTCGCAGGCATCGCTTATCACTTGTATCGTCGTCGCAGATCAACTTTCACCGCATGA
- a CDS encoding ABC transporter permease subunit: MRALILKELRGFLGSLIGQIVVVVFLLLTGLFLWVFPNNILDSGYADLGPLFFIAPWVFLFLVPAITMRSFSEEKRNGTIEFLLTKPLSEMHVVLAKYGASVLLVLFALFPTLIYVWVVDHLALAHAFPSDAIASSIAVRTWSITGIVLAIMIWSVFKKGSRSTPKWTMAKLIQAVFIRVVIAGGVALLVHTLLSFSGIDQGATWGSYIGLFLLAACFAAIGIFASSLTDSQIVAFLIAVFISFFLYLGFDLIASFQTFGAFEGIIRAIGIQSHYESMSRGVLDLRDVLYYVGVITVFVLLTRTVLQSRKW, from the coding sequence ATGAGGGCATTGATATTGAAAGAGCTCCGAGGCTTCCTTGGTTCACTGATAGGCCAGATCGTTGTGGTGGTATTCCTACTGCTCACGGGCTTATTCCTGTGGGTATTCCCGAACAACATCCTTGATTCCGGTTACGCTGACCTTGGGCCGCTCTTCTTCATAGCACCATGGGTGTTCCTGTTTCTTGTTCCTGCGATCACCATGCGCAGTTTCAGTGAGGAAAAAAGAAACGGGACCATCGAATTCCTGCTCACGAAACCACTATCGGAAATGCATGTGGTGCTTGCCAAGTACGGTGCTTCCGTTCTCTTGGTCCTTTTCGCGCTATTTCCGACGCTCATTTATGTTTGGGTGGTGGACCATTTGGCCTTGGCGCACGCTTTCCCAAGTGATGCCATCGCAAGTTCAATTGCCGTGCGCACCTGGTCCATCACCGGTATTGTGCTGGCCATTATGATCTGGTCCGTATTCAAAAAAGGATCGCGCAGCACGCCGAAATGGACCATGGCGAAACTGATCCAAGCCGTATTCATCCGCGTGGTGATCGCCGGAGGGGTTGCATTACTCGTGCACACGCTACTCTCCTTTAGTGGGATCGATCAAGGAGCGACATGGGGATCCTACATCGGCTTATTCTTGCTGGCGGCATGTTTCGCGGCCATTGGCATTTTCGCATCGTCCCTTACCGATAGCCAGATCGTGGCCTTTCTCATTGCAGTGTTCATCTCATTCTTTCTGTACTTGGGATTTGATCTGATCGCAAGCTTCCAAACATTCGGTGCCTTTGAAGGCATCATTCGAGCCATTGGAATACAGTCGCATTATGAAAGTATGAGCCGCGGTGTCCTGGATCTGCGCGATGTGCTCTATTACGTTGGAGTCATTACCGTCTTCGTTCTGTTGACGCGTACGGTCCTGCAAAGTCGTAAATGGTGA
- a CDS encoding PhoH family protein → MNEKLITIEGIDPVLVLGANDSNLRIIKGIFPKLSIIARGDTIKVTGAEADIALFEERFKELVEHVARYNEMPRKVLDDIMGAGEKGANGGEEPDVLVFGNAGLRVKARTANQQKLVKAVDEGDMVFAIGPAGTGKTYTAVALAVRALKERQVRRIILTRPAVEAGENLGFLPGDLKEKLDPYLQPLYDALKDMIPAARLAEYLDEGVIQIAPLAFMRGRTLDHAFVILDEAQNATLPQLKMFLTRMGRNAKFVITGDMTQVDLPDRQPSGLLPVVRMLTGVDGINVVELDEKDVIRHELVIRVLRAFSKLEEGNKADKK, encoded by the coding sequence TTGAACGAGAAGCTAATTACCATAGAAGGCATCGATCCAGTATTGGTGCTTGGAGCCAATGATAGCAACCTTCGCATTATCAAAGGCATTTTTCCGAAACTCAGCATTATCGCCAGAGGTGATACGATCAAAGTAACCGGTGCTGAAGCCGACATTGCTCTATTCGAGGAACGATTCAAAGAACTCGTAGAGCACGTGGCACGCTACAATGAAATGCCGCGAAAAGTGTTGGATGATATCATGGGGGCCGGTGAAAAAGGCGCAAATGGGGGCGAAGAACCTGACGTTCTGGTATTCGGCAATGCGGGCCTGCGCGTAAAAGCGCGGACGGCCAATCAGCAAAAACTGGTGAAAGCGGTGGATGAGGGCGATATGGTCTTTGCCATTGGCCCGGCCGGTACCGGTAAGACGTATACAGCCGTTGCACTGGCTGTACGTGCACTGAAGGAGCGCCAAGTGCGTCGTATTATTCTTACCAGACCAGCAGTGGAAGCAGGGGAGAACCTCGGTTTCTTGCCTGGTGACCTCAAGGAAAAACTGGATCCTTACCTACAACCGTTGTATGATGCGCTCAAGGACATGATCCCAGCAGCCCGTCTGGCGGAATATTTGGATGAAGGGGTGATCCAGATCGCGCCTTTGGCCTTTATGCGTGGGCGCACATTGGATCATGCATTCGTGATCCTGGACGAAGCACAGAATGCAACCTTGCCACAGCTGAAGATGTTCCTGACCCGTATGGGACGGAACGCCAAATTCGTGATCACGGGTGATATGACACAGGTGGATCTTCCCGATCGCCAGCCGAGCGGATTGCTCCCGGTAGTGCGGATGCTAACTGGTGTGGATGGCATCAACGTGGTGGAGTTGGATGAAAAGGACGTGATCCGCCATGAACTGGTGATCCGCGTTCTACGCGCTTTTTCCAAGTTGGAAGAGGGCAATAAAGCGGACAAAAAATGA